CTGTTACTTGAAACTGTCAGGGGGGTGGTTTGTATCCCGATCTTTTTAAAGTCACTGACAATCTGATCTCCTGCTATGTTGCGGGTGATTTTATCAAAGATGATCAGGGGGGTGCTGAACGAGAGTCCTGGGATATCGCGTTGAAGGCGCTGGCCGATGAAAGAGGGAAGTGAGCCAATGTCGTTGCCGACCTCCTCAATGACCGGGATCGTAAATTGTTTAGGTATTTTGGGGGAGAGGTACCCTTTATATACGCCGTTAACACGGTTAAGGCATTGGTCAATCGTTTTATAGAGAAATTTCATTACATACGATCCTGGTCTCCCAGTGTTCGTCTACTGGGTGAAGTGATCAAGCGCTGCGGCAGGGTGAATTATCTACAAGGGATTAAATAATACCTGATTATTTTAGAGAAAAGGGGAGAAAAGTTTGGCTGCGGCGTCCAGTAATTTGATGCCCAGGCTGCGGTCTTGAATCTCGTTCAGGGTGAGGGGCCTCGATATTTTACGAGCTAAATCAAAATGTTGGCAGAGGCTTCCGACTAACTCCGGATCATAGACTTCCAGGTTAAATTCGAAATTCAACCTGAAACTGCGTGGGTCGAGGTTGGTAGATCCCACCAGCGCGTAGACGTTATCGACGATCAGCAATTTGCTGTGGACAAAGGGTGGGGGCTGATAATAGATCTTGACCTTATATTGCAGTAATTCGGCGAGGTAGGCGCGCGTTGCCCAGCCGACATAAGGGAGATTATTATCAATCGGAAGAAAAAGTTCTACCTCTACGCCGCGCAAGACGGCAGTGTTAATTGCATAAACTAGTGGACGTTCAGGGATAAAATACGGGGTCATGATGCGGAGACTTTTGCGCGAACAACTGATCGCACCGTTGATGATCCATCTGAGCTTTTCGAAATCTTCATTCGGCCCGGCACTGATGCCGCGACAAAAAGCGTTCCCATGGGTCAGAAGCAAGCCTGGAGTCAGGGTTGCCGGAAGTTGTTCGCCGGTCGAAAAGCTCCAATCTTCAGCAAAGGCATCTTCAAGATGACTGACCGTTGGGCCTTCAAGTTTAAAGTGAACATCGGTGACCTTTTTTTTCCGCTTCAGATCTTCCGCGAGGTGTCGATCTCCGATATTCATCCCCCCGGTAAATCCGATGCGTCCGTCGACAGTCAGGATCTTGCGATGTCCACGCAGGTTCAGATGAAACCCGCGCGCCAGCAGAGAAAAGGGGAGAAAGCGCGCCACCCTTATCCCCTTTTGCCGCATCAGTCGTCGTGCCAAAGGAAAAGAATACCTTTCCCCCAGGGCATCAATCAGGACTCTGACCCTTACACCACGATTATTGGCGTCTGCCAGCGCGGCAATAAAGCTCCTTCCTGTTTTGTTGGAATCGAAGATATAAGTGGAGAGATAGATGGATTCTTGGGCTTGACGTA
Above is a genomic segment from Geopsychrobacter electrodiphilus DSM 16401 containing:
- the cls gene encoding cardiolipin synthase is translated as MYVPVLTLLLSIVALLAAGHAMLNKRDPRSTFGWMMVSITIPGLGPLIYWIFGVNRIRTRNQTWQILERDSSLSPELCNWSAPLSQASPFSQENFASLLTLSDNVTRRALLPGNQITPLYNGEQAYPVMLEAIRQAQESIYLSTYIFDSNKTGRSFIAALADANNRGVRVRVLIDALGERYSFPLARRLMRQKGIRVARFLPFSLLARGFHLNLRGHRKILTVDGRIGFTGGMNIGDRHLAEDLKRKKKVTDVHFKLEGPTVSHLEDAFAEDWSFSTGEQLPATLTPGLLLTHGNAFCRGISAGPNEDFEKLRWIINGAISCSRKSLRIMTPYFIPERPLVYAINTAVLRGVEVELFLPIDNNLPYVGWATRAYLAELLQYKVKIYYQPPPFVHSKLLIVDNVYALVGSTNLDPRSFRLNFEFNLEVYDPELVGSLCQHFDLARKISRPLTLNEIQDRSLGIKLLDAAAKLFSPFL